One Acutalibacter muris DNA window includes the following coding sequences:
- a CDS encoding aconitate hydratase, whose amino-acid sequence MGKTIAQKIIAAHLVSGEMTVGSDVGLRIDQTLTQDATGTMAYLEFEAMGVPRVKTEKSVAYIDHNTLQSGFENADDHRYIQTVARKHGIYFSRPGNGICHQLHLERFGAPGKTLIGSDSHTPTGGGIGMLAFGAGGMDVAVAMGGGEYHINMPSMTKVELLGQLSPWVSAKDVILAVLRTMSVKGGVGKIIEYAGEGVKTLTVPERATITNMGAELGATTSVFPSDEITRQFLKAQGREDQWVELQSDPDAEYDEVITIDLSALEPLAACPHSPDAVKPVAELSGMKIDQCCIGSCTNSSYLDMMRVAAILKGRTVHPEVSLTIGCGSKQVYQMLAQNGALADMISAGARILECACGPCIGMGQSPNSAGVSLRTFNRNFEGRSGTADAQVYLVSPETAAASAIAGVFTDPRTLGDYVKIDLPEQFLINDNLILPPIEEPLMETVDVVRGPNIKPLPIAGPLSDSVTGKAVLKVGDNITTDHIMPAGAKILPYRSNVPYLSQFCFAVCDKEFPERCKAEGGGMVIAGHNYGQGSSREHAALVPLYLGVKAVIAKSYARIHAANLANTGILPLQFADEGDYDRISQMDSLSLPDIKSELLSGNDVTLTDETTGQSFKLKAVLTPRQRDMVLVGGLLNYTKGENK is encoded by the coding sequence ATGGGTAAAACTATAGCACAAAAAATCATTGCCGCCCACCTGGTAAGCGGCGAAATGACAGTGGGTTCGGACGTGGGTCTCCGCATCGACCAGACTCTGACCCAGGACGCCACCGGCACCATGGCCTATCTTGAGTTCGAGGCCATGGGGGTCCCCAGGGTGAAGACCGAAAAGAGCGTGGCGTATATCGACCACAACACTCTTCAGAGCGGCTTTGAGAACGCCGACGACCACAGGTATATCCAGACCGTCGCCAGAAAGCACGGCATCTACTTCTCCCGGCCGGGCAACGGCATCTGCCACCAGCTGCACCTGGAGCGCTTCGGGGCCCCTGGCAAGACCCTCATCGGCTCTGACAGCCACACCCCCACCGGCGGCGGCATCGGTATGCTGGCCTTCGGGGCGGGGGGCATGGATGTGGCCGTGGCCATGGGCGGCGGCGAGTACCATATCAATATGCCCTCGATGACAAAGGTCGAGCTTTTGGGCCAGCTCTCCCCCTGGGTCAGCGCCAAGGACGTGATTTTGGCTGTGCTTAGGACGATGAGCGTCAAGGGCGGCGTGGGCAAGATAATCGAGTACGCCGGGGAGGGGGTTAAAACTCTGACCGTCCCCGAGCGGGCCACCATCACCAACATGGGAGCGGAGCTGGGGGCCACCACCTCGGTGTTCCCCTCCGATGAGATAACCCGCCAGTTCCTAAAGGCCCAGGGCCGGGAGGACCAGTGGGTGGAGCTTCAGTCGGACCCGGACGCGGAGTATGACGAGGTTATCACCATCGACCTCTCTGCCCTTGAGCCCCTGGCCGCCTGCCCCCATAGCCCGGACGCGGTGAAGCCGGTCGCGGAGCTTTCGGGCATGAAGATAGACCAGTGCTGTATCGGCTCCTGCACCAACTCCTCCTACCTTGACATGATGCGCGTGGCCGCCATACTCAAGGGCAGGACCGTTCACCCGGAGGTGAGCCTGACCATCGGCTGCGGATCTAAGCAGGTGTACCAGATGCTGGCCCAAAACGGAGCTTTGGCCGACATGATTTCCGCCGGGGCACGCATACTCGAGTGTGCCTGCGGCCCCTGCATAGGCATGGGCCAGTCCCCCAACTCCGCGGGCGTGTCCCTTCGCACCTTCAACCGCAACTTCGAGGGCCGCTCCGGCACGGCGGACGCGCAGGTGTATCTTGTAAGCCCCGAGACCGCCGCCGCCTCTGCCATAGCCGGAGTGTTCACCGACCCCCGAACCCTGGGCGATTACGTGAAGATTGACCTGCCCGAGCAGTTCCTCATTAACGACAACCTAATCCTGCCTCCCATTGAGGAGCCCCTGATGGAGACCGTGGACGTGGTGCGCGGCCCCAACATCAAGCCCCTGCCCATCGCGGGCCCTCTGTCCGACAGCGTCACCGGCAAGGCGGTCCTCAAGGTGGGCGACAACATCACCACCGACCACATCATGCCCGCCGGGGCCAAAATATTGCCCTACCGCTCCAACGTGCCCTACCTCAGCCAGTTCTGCTTTGCCGTCTGCGACAAGGAGTTCCCGGAGCGCTGCAAGGCTGAGGGCGGCGGCATGGTAATAGCGGGCCACAACTACGGCCAGGGCTCCTCCCGGGAGCACGCGGCGCTGGTGCCCCTGTACCTGGGAGTAAAGGCCGTTATCGCCAAGAGCTACGCCCGCATACACGCGGCAAACCTTGCCAACACCGGCATACTGCCCCTGCAGTTTGCTGACGAGGGCGATTATGACAGGATAAGTCAGATGGATAGTCTTAGCCTTCCCGATATCAAGAGCGAGCTCCTGTCAGGCAATGACGTGACTCTTACAGACGAGACCACAGGCCAGAGCTTCAAGCTAAAGGCCGTGCTCACCCCCCGCCAGCGCGACATGGTCCTGGTTGGCGGCTTACTCAACTACACGAAGGGAGAAAACAAATGA
- a CDS encoding HAD family hydrolase — protein MGRFVNCSKESVPRPEMVLFDYGDTLAWEPVPNFLRGWQAVFQHVCAKPEGVGPEEANALADSLWRRFSRSLSAARKGGWEIHEWQQLRTVAEALGIEFSLSLPEIETVLMDNSCPSHPHPGTAEMLDFLHRQGIMTGVISNIGWSGNALARRLDRLFPAHSFVFVLASSEYGIRKPDPLLFQIALRKAGLPPEKVWYCGDSFSFDVRGAHSAGIFPVWLNRGGNEPEEADFPYLTVSGWEELKNYLMEKLK, from the coding sequence ATGGGACGCTTTGTTAATTGCTCGAAAGAGAGTGTTCCCAGGCCGGAGATGGTGCTTTTCGACTATGGGGACACGCTGGCCTGGGAGCCTGTCCCGAATTTTCTTCGTGGATGGCAGGCAGTGTTTCAGCACGTCTGCGCTAAGCCGGAGGGTGTAGGCCCCGAAGAAGCCAACGCCCTTGCCGACAGCCTTTGGCGGCGGTTCAGCCGCAGCCTTTCCGCCGCCCGCAAGGGGGGCTGGGAGATACACGAATGGCAGCAGCTTAGAACAGTGGCCGAAGCGCTGGGGATAGAATTTTCCCTTTCCCTGCCGGAGATCGAGACTGTGCTGATGGACAACTCCTGTCCCAGCCACCCCCACCCCGGCACGGCGGAAATGCTGGACTTTTTGCACAGACAGGGTATTATGACAGGGGTTATAAGCAATATCGGCTGGTCCGGAAACGCCCTTGCCCGCCGGCTGGACCGGCTGTTTCCCGCTCATTCCTTCGTCTTTGTTCTGGCCTCCAGTGAGTACGGTATCCGCAAGCCGGATCCCCTTCTCTTTCAGATCGCTCTGCGGAAGGCGGGCCTGCCCCCGGAAAAGGTGTGGTACTGCGGCGACAGTTTCAGCTTCGACGTGCGCGGGGCCCATTCCGCCGGGATATTCCCCGTATGGCTAAACCGCGGCGGCAATGAGCCGGAGGAGGCGGACTTCCCCTATCTGACCGTTTCCGGGTGGGAGGAGCTCAAAAATTATCTTATGGAAAAGCTAAAATAA
- a CDS encoding AEC family transporter — translation MDSLFISLNAVVPLFLMMAVGYIIRLTGLLNDISARQVNKCIFKVFLPLMIFINIYDTGSGATLRNDLLFFAAAGVLVEFLISLVLVLLTEQDNSKRGVMLQGMFRSNFVLFGIPIAMSLYGDSAAGTASLLIAIIIPMFNALAVLALEMFNGQRPNLWGVLLGIITNPLILASLLGLLFNHFGWYLPKVLYSTMSTLGDIATPLAFVVLGASLAFGETGRCIRPLLITLFMKLIVYPAAFVGAAILMGFRGANLAVLLTVFGSPIAVSSFTMAQQMGGDDQLAGQLVVFSSILSIGTMFLYIWGLGYFGYF, via the coding sequence TTGGACAGCCTTTTCATATCCCTGAACGCCGTGGTCCCGCTGTTTCTGATGATGGCGGTGGGCTATATCATACGGCTGACGGGGCTCCTGAACGATATTTCCGCCCGGCAGGTAAACAAGTGTATCTTCAAGGTCTTTCTGCCGCTGATGATCTTTATTAACATATACGATACCGGCTCCGGGGCCACACTCAGGAACGACCTCTTGTTCTTTGCGGCAGCGGGGGTGCTGGTAGAGTTTTTGATCTCCCTGGTGCTGGTGCTTCTCACCGAACAGGACAACTCCAAAAGAGGGGTCATGCTCCAGGGTATGTTCAGAAGCAACTTCGTCCTCTTTGGCATACCCATTGCCATGTCCCTTTACGGGGACAGCGCGGCGGGGACAGCCTCCCTGCTTATCGCCATCATAATCCCTATGTTCAACGCCCTGGCCGTGCTGGCCCTGGAGATGTTCAACGGTCAGCGGCCCAACCTCTGGGGGGTGCTGCTGGGAATAATCACAAACCCGCTTATCCTCGCGTCCCTATTGGGTCTGCTGTTCAACCACTTCGGCTGGTATCTTCCGAAGGTGCTTTACAGCACCATGTCCACCCTTGGGGACATAGCCACTCCACTGGCCTTTGTGGTGCTGGGCGCGTCCCTCGCCTTCGGGGAGACCGGGCGCTGTATACGGCCGCTGCTTATAACCCTTTTCATGAAGCTGATAGTCTACCCCGCCGCTTTCGTGGGCGCGGCCATACTAATGGGCTTTCGGGGCGCGAACCTGGCGGTGCTCCTGACGGTGTTCGGCTCGCCCATAGCGGTGTCCAGCTTCACCATGGCCCAGCAGATGGGCGGCGACGACCAGCTTGCGGGGCAGCTGGTGGTATTCAGCTCCATACTCAGTATCGGCACAATGTTTCTGTATATATGGGGGCTGGGGTATTTTGGGTACTTCTAA
- the larC2 gene encoding nickel pincer cofactor biosynthesis protein LarC2 — protein sequence MTDEIIELSCNLDDMTPEGVGFALETLLAEGALDAFTTAIGMKKSRPGVMLTCLCRPEEGEKMARLLLRHTTTLGIRETRCKRYILERSLEERETEYGPVRVKRSEGFGVSREKPEYEDLCRIARERGLSLEEVRKLIK from the coding sequence ATGACCGACGAAATAATCGAGCTTTCCTGCAACCTGGACGACATGACTCCCGAAGGAGTGGGCTTTGCCCTGGAGACTCTGCTGGCCGAGGGGGCCCTGGACGCGTTCACCACGGCCATCGGCATGAAAAAGTCCAGGCCGGGGGTAATGCTGACCTGCCTGTGCAGGCCGGAGGAGGGGGAGAAGATGGCCCGGCTCCTCCTCCGGCATACCACCACGCTGGGCATACGGGAGACCCGCTGTAAAAGGTATATCCTTGAGCGGAGCCTTGAGGAGCGGGAGACGGAGTATGGCCCGGTGCGGGTAAAGCGGTCGGAGGGCTTCGGCGTAAGCAGGGAGAAGCCGGAGTATGAGGACCTGTGCAGAATTGCCCGGGAGCGGGGGCTCAGCTTAGAGGAGGTTCGTAAGCTTATCAAATAA
- a CDS encoding flavodoxin family protein, which translates to MKVLMINGSPHKEGNTYIALHEMEKVFKEEGVEVELLHIGNKAVRGCIGCRKCGELGKCVFEDAVNETAQKFAECDGLVVGSPVYYASANATLVAFLTRLFYSCHCDKTMKVGAAVAAARRGGLTATYDELNKFFAISGMPIASGQYWNGIHGQTPGQANEDAEGLQMMRTLARNMSFLMKSIALGREKYGLPENEPKTFTNFVR; encoded by the coding sequence ATGAAGGTGCTTATGATCAACGGAAGTCCCCATAAGGAGGGGAATACCTACATTGCCCTGCACGAGATGGAAAAGGTCTTTAAAGAGGAGGGAGTGGAGGTAGAGCTGCTGCACATTGGTAACAAGGCTGTAAGGGGATGCATTGGATGCCGCAAATGCGGAGAGCTGGGGAAATGCGTCTTTGAGGACGCGGTGAACGAGACGGCGCAAAAATTTGCGGAGTGCGACGGCCTGGTGGTGGGGAGCCCCGTGTACTACGCCTCCGCCAACGCTACCTTGGTGGCCTTTCTGACCCGGCTTTTCTACAGCTGCCACTGCGACAAGACCATGAAGGTGGGCGCGGCTGTGGCGGCGGCCAGGCGCGGCGGGCTTACGGCTACCTATGACGAGCTCAACAAGTTCTTCGCCATCTCAGGTATGCCCATCGCCAGCGGCCAGTATTGGAACGGCATACACGGCCAGACCCCCGGGCAGGCCAACGAGGACGCGGAGGGCCTTCAGATGATGCGGACCCTCGCCCGGAACATGAGCTTTCTAATGAAAAGCATCGCCCTGGGCCGGGAGAAGTATGGATTGCCGGAGAATGAGCCCAAGACGTTTACAAACTTTGTGCGGTAA